The following is a genomic window from Brevibacterium limosum.
GGGGCCTTTGCCGATGAGGTCAGCCAGGAGGTCCTCGGCGACCTCACGGTACATCTTCGACCAGACTCGTTTGACGTACCCCGGTTTGAGAACCGGCTGCCAGGTTCGTCGCTGTTCGTAGTGCATGGGATCGTCGCGGCGCAGCATCGAGTGCCCCATGGCTCGGATCTGCAGCGATCCTTCTTCGTCTGCGGAGAAGATCTCCTGGTCGTGCTCGGTGGCGCTGACGGCTTCGTAGCTGGTGATGAGGTAGCGGTTGACTGCGGGAACCCAGTGCACTCCGCCTTCGGCCCGAAGACGTTCGTAGATCGGGAACGGGTCATCGTAGAGCTCGGGGATGGTCACCCAGTCGGCGACCGGGACCGCTGAAGCTGTGCGGGATGCCCCTGCGGTTCGATTGGGGGCATGCAATTGAGAAGTCATCGCCGTCTCCTCTTCGTTGAGTGTCTCTGTGAGGCTGTTCACATCAGTATGTGCACTACGCTTAGAAAAGGAAAAGCGGAATTAGTCGCACAACTAAACCGGATTGACGGATATGAACTCTGACCAGCCACCGAACTTCACGCTGCGGCAGCTGTCCTACCTGATAACGGCGGCTCGCCTGGGGACGATCTCCGCTGCGGCGCGAGAGCTGCACGTCTCATCGTCGGCGATCTCCGACGCCATCACCACGCTGGAGCACGAACTCCAGTCCCAGCTCTGCATTCGGCGGAAATCGCAGGGTTTGGTGCTCACCGCCGCAGGCAGACAGGTTCTCGACAAGGCCCGCCCTCTGCTGGCCGGTGCCCGTGACCTCGAGCTCCAGTTGACGACGACGAATGGTGAACTCGCTGGTCCGATCACCATCGGCTGCTATCCGACCCTGGCACCGATGGTCCTCCCGGTCCTGCTCGATGGATTCGGTCGTCTGCACCCGAAGGTGAGCCTCGAGATCATCGAAGCCACACAGGATATCCTCGTCGGCAAGCTCGACTCGGGTGAGATCGATCTGGCTTTTGCCTACGAAACACTCGTCCCGGGCACACCGAACCGTGCCCAGCTCTTCGCCCAGCCAGCGCATGTCGTCCTGGCAGCCGATGATGAGTTCGCCGACAGGGAGACGGTACGACTCGAGGATCTCGAGTCAAGGGATCTCATCCTGCTCGATTCCCCGCCGTCGAGTCACCACACTCTGTCGATGTTCGCCGAGCGGCAGCTCCACCCGACGATCCGGCACCGCACGACGAGCTACGAGGTGGTCCGGACGCTCGTCGCACGAGGGCTCGGATACGGAATCCTTGTCCAACGTCTGTCGAACCCGAACAGCTACGAGGATCTGCCCCTGGTCGTCAAGGAGATAGATCCGGCGGTGAAGCCGGTCAGCGTCGAGGCGATCTGGCCCGCTCATTCCACGATCGCGGCGCGGGTGCAGGAGCTCATCGAATTCGCACTGGCGCAGGAGTGGATCTGAAAGGCGACGATGTGGATGCTTCGTCGGAACCGTCGCCAGGGTCTGACTACTCGAGAGTGCCGGCGAAGAACTCGTCGAGCACAGGAGACTCTCTTTCGCTCAGGCGCTGATTGAGCTCGCTGAACAGCTGCGCTTGAATCTTTCCGGGCCAGTTCTGCGGCAGAAGTGCGGCAGGCAGCTGCGGATCCAGGCGGGTCAGGCCCAGCCATTCACATTGCAGTTTCACTCGCGCCACCAGGGCCTCCACTGGCGACCTGGCCTCCGGGTCGAAACCCTGCCAGCGGTCGCCGAAAGCAGAGTACTCTGCAGAGAGAGCATCCAGCTCGAAAGCCGCAACGAGGACCTCGTCGGCCGTCGGAGGCTGCGGTCGGCCGCAGAAGACGATCGGGGAGACCTCGAGCTGTTCGGCATCCAGCACAGACGTCAGCTCCCGCTGACCAGGCGCTGCCCAAGTTCCGCCGTCGATCTGGCCGAAACCGGCCCAGGACAGCTGCGACCAGACCTTCTGCCGCAGGGATCTCCGGGACTCGGGCACCTGAACCCTCACCATCGTCCAGCTGCCGTCCCAATCCTCGGACCGCCAGCCTGTGAACATCTTGCGCCCGCCTTCGCCGAGGATCCGTGACCCGGTCTCCGTCAATGTGTAGAACGTCTTCCTGCCCTGCTTGCAACGGGCGACGAAACCTTTGGCGGTCATTCGCTGCAACACCGACCTCGCCGCCGCCTCACCGACCCCGAGCTCCCTCATGACGAAGACGATCGAGGCTCCACTCAGAAGTCGAGTCGACCCAAGCAGATGTTCACCGACGAGGGCGAAGAACAGCGACTGCGGACGAAGATCCATGTTCCCGATTCTATGCGCAGACGCCCACGCGCAAACTCTATTGTCTGCATTTCGTTGACGAAGCGCAGGCTTTTTGCATAGCATTTGGGTGAGCCGGGTCACTGTTGCCCCGGTGGCGCAATCGATCAGGCCACACAATCAGTGAGGATCACATGGCTTCCGCGAAAACAGCACCGACCAAGTCGACGACGATGCTCAAACGAGCAGCCGCCTCTGCCTACTTAGGCAGCGTCATCGAGTACTACGACTTCTTCGTCTACTCCGTCTGCGCGGCACTCGTGTTCAAAGACGTCTTCTTCTCAAACCTCACCCCTGCCGTCGGAACGCTTGCCAGCCTGGCGACGTTTGCCACCGGATATCTGGCCCGGCCTCTGGGTGGAATCGTCTTCGGCCATTTCGGAGACAAGCTGGGTCGCAAACGCATGCTCGTGCTCAGCATGTTCATGATCGGCCTGGCGTCAACCGCCATCGGACTGCTGCCGACTTATGATCAAGCCGGCCTCATCGCTCCCGTACTGCTCATTCTCATCCGCGTCATCCAGGGCATCGCCATCGGCGGCGAGTGGGGCGGTGCCATGCTGATGTCGGCCGAACACGCCACGTCCAATCGCGGCTTCTGGGCAAGCTTCACCAGCGCAGGCGCACCCACCGGCCAGCTCGTCTCTGCACTGGTCATCGCGGGGACCTTGGCGGCGATGGGGACCGAGGCATTCATCGCCTGGGGCTGGAGACTCCCGTTCCTCGCTTCTGTCATTCTGCTTGTGGTGGGCGTCATCGTCCGGGCGAAGGTCGCCGAGTCTCCGGAATTCCTCGCGGCGAAGAAGCGCTCTCCCAAGGGCGGCATCCCGATCATCGCGACCCTGCGCAGACAGCCGATGACACTGCTGTTCGCCGTGGGAGTCGGACTGTCGGCCTTCATGTTTCAAGGGCTGCTCACCACCTACTCGGTCGCCTACGGTGTGCAGATCGGCATCGAACGACAGACGATCCTCAACGCCCTGTCATTCTCCTCGCTCTTCGCCATCTTCGGCATCATCCTCTGGTCCCGGCTATCCGACACGATCGGTCGTCGTCCCCTGGTCATCGCCGGCGCCGTACTGATCGCGGCTTGGGGATTCGTCCTCTTTCCCCTCCTCGATACGAGGAACGGCCTCTTCATCACCATCGGCATGGTCATCGGACAAGGTGTCATCCATCCGATGATCTACGGGCCCTTGGCCGGACTGTACTCCGAGCTCTTCGACACCGAACACCGCTATACGGGAGCCTCCCTGGGCTACCAGATCGCCGGCATCGGTGCAGGAATCTCTCCGGTCCTCTTCGCCGCGATCATGAGCTCGACCGATTCGGCATCGACGATTCCACTGTCCGCCGTTCTGCTTACGGTCTCCGCCATCAGCATCCTCTGCATCTGGCGTCTCGGTGAGACGAAGTCACGAACTCTGTCGGACCAGCACTTCGCCGGAACCGCTTCAGGACCCAGCCCCGCTCCAGAAGACACCGATCACACGCCCGTTGCCCCGGAAGGAACGACCAAGTGACCTTCATCCACCCCAGCCTCGCTCGACTCTCCGAACAGCAGGCGACCGACTACGGCGACAAGACCGCAATCGTCTTCGCCGGCGTCGATCACTCCTACCTGCAGATGCACCGGCGCACACTGTACCGCGCGGCAGAGCTGCATCGGCGCGGAATTCGACGAGGAGACCGAGTCGCCTACCTCGGCCCCAACCATCCTGCCCTCATCGAAGTGATGCTTGCGAGTCTGCGCATCGGAGCCGTCTTCGTTCCGCTGAATTGGCGACTGACTCCGGCGGAACTCGACTATCAGCTGGCCGATGCAGGCGTCTCCCTCCTCGAAGTCGCTCCCGAGGTGGCCGAAACCGCCGAGGCGCTGACTGCCGAGATTGCCTGGAAACTCGTCGACTGGTCGAGCGCTCCCGTTTCGGACACGCTGCCGGCCGTTCCCGCTGCCGAGATCACCGGTGACGAACCGGCGCTCCTCCTCTTCACCTCGGGGACGACCGGACGGCCGAAAGGCGCGGTCCTCTCCCACGCGAACCTGCTGTGGAATTCGTTCAATCTTCTGCTCAACAGCGATATCACCGCCGCGGATGCCACTCTCGTCACGGCTCCGCTCTTCCACGTCATCGCTCTCAACCAGCAGGTGATGACGAGCTATCTGCGCGGCGCCCGAATGCTCGTCGAAACCAAGTGGATCCCCGATCGAGCTTTCGACGCCATCGAGAACGAGGGGCTGACCTGGATGGCGGGCGTGACGACGATGTTTGCCGATATGCTCAGCTCCCCGAGGTGGGACACCACAGACATGACATCGCTTCGTTTCATCAATTCCGGCGGTGCACCGATTCCGGTTCCGCTCATCCGCGCATACCAGGCGAGGGACATCATGTTCTGTCAGGGATACGGGTTGACCGAAACCTCCCCGGGGTGCACGTTCCTGCCGGCGGCACATGCCCTGGACAAGGCCGGATCGGCAGGACGAGCGGTGCCCTTTGCCGAGGTCGACGTCCGGGATGCCTCCGGCAGCTCCTGCCCGGCAGGCGTCAACGGCGAGATCGTCGTTCGCGGCCCGAACGTCACCAACGGGTATTGGAACAACCCCGCAGCCACGAATTCGGCGTTCTCCCCCGGCGGCTGGTTCCATACCGGTGACATCGGCCATCTCGACGAAGACGGCTTCCTCTTCATCGTCGACCGTCTCAAAGACATGTTCATCTCCGGCGGAGAGAACGTCTACCCGGCCGAAGTCGAATCGGCCCTCTATGAACACTCTGCCGTCGCCGAATCAGCGGTGGTGGCCGCGGCAGACGAGCGCTGGGGCGAAGTCGGGCGTGCCTTTGTCGTCACCGCCCCGGACGCGCCGGCGGCCCAGACCCTGATCGAGGAGCTTCGCGATTTCCTGCGGACTCGATTGGCAGGATACAAGGTTCCGAAATACTTCGAGTTCGTCGATTCGCTCCCGCGGACGGGCTCGGGCAAAATCCACAAAGTCTCTCTGCGCGGATCCGTCGGACTCGGAGCACATTCGAACCCAGCGCGAACGACCTTTCCCACCACGGATACGACCGACATCACCTCACCGAAGGACAACGCATGACCGCCACCCTCGAACTCCCCGACACTCTCCGCTTCACCGCCGAGGACGAGATCGGCATCCTCACCCTGGACCGTCCGGCAAAACGCAACGCCCTCGACGACACGACGATCGACAGCCTCGGCGAGTTCTTCCGTACCCCGCCGGACGTCTCCGCCATCATTCTCGAAGCCACCGGAGATCATTTCTGCGCCGGCCTCGACCTGTCCGAGATGGCCGAACGCGATGCCGTGGCCGGAGTCCACCATTCGCGGCACTGGCACGCGACCATGAACCGGATCACGGAATCACAGATCCCCGTCGTCGCGGTGCTCCAAGGCGGTGTCATCGGCGGCGGTCTGGAGCTCGCCAGCGCCGCGCACCTGCGCGTGGCCGAGGACTCGACGTACTTCGCCCTGCCGGAAGGCAAGCGCGGGCTCTTCGTCGGCGGCGGCGCCTCGGTGCGGGTTCCCCGCCTCATCGGACTCTCGCGAGTCCAGGACATGATGCTCACCGGACGGAAGTTCGATGCCGCCGAGGCCGAATCCATCGGACTCGTCAACTATCTGGTTCCCGCGGGCGAGGGGCCGGCCAAGGCCCGCGAACTGGCGGCGTCCATCGCTTCGAACTCCCCCGTGACGAACTATGCGATCACGCAGGCGCTGCCACGCATCGTCGAATCCGGACGCGACGAGGGCTACATGATGGAGTCCCTCATGGCCGCCATCGCCCAGTCGAGCTCCGAAGCCAAAGAGCTCATGCAGTCGTTCCTGGCAGGAACCGGCCCGAAGGTCACCAAGTGAAGGAGACAGCTATGTCGACGATCATCCGCGACGTGCCCGCTGACGTACTCGAGACCAGCCGCATCGGTCACTTCCTCCGCTGGGTCAACACCGAATACGCGCTGAGCCTCACCGATTGGGATTCCCTCTATGACTGGTCGATCACTGCGATCGAAGACTTCTGGGAGTCCATTTGGCGCTACTTCGAGGTCAAGGCACACCGCCCTTACACCTCGGTGCTGGGCAAGCACACGATGCCTCACGCTGATTGGTTTCCCGGCGCACGGCTCAACTACACGGAGCACTCCCTCGGAGGCGAAGATCAGGCAGACGATATCGCCGTGACCGCAGTCTCCCAGACCCGTGAGGATGTCACTCTGACATTCTCCGAGCTCCGCGACGAGGTCGCAAGGGTCCGGGCGGGGTTGGAAGAACTCGGCGTCGGCTCCGGCGATCGAGTCGTCGGCTACCTGCCCAACCAGCCTGAAGCTCTCGTCGCGTTTCTTGCGACAGCGAGCCTGGGCGCGATCTGGGCCAGCTGCGCTCCCGAGTTCGGCACGCGGTCCGTCATCGACCGCTTCTCACAGATCGAGCCGAAGGTGCTGCTTGCGATTCCCGGGTATCGGTACGGAAGCAAGGACATCGACCGCAGCGACGAACTCGCCGAGGTGGTCGCCGCCCTGCCGAGTCTCAGCCACGTCATCGGCGTCGACTACGGTGACTTCACCGTCGACGCGGACCTGCGACGTCGGCTGCTGTCCGCCGCAGAGAAGAACCCCACCGGCCTCGAAGTCGTAGACTATGCCGATATCGGCGATGCGTCGTCGCCGCTGGAATCTGTCGATGTCGACTTCGACCACCCCCTTTTCATCCTCTTCTCCTCAGGAACGACAGGTCGGCCCAAGGCCATCGTGCACAGCCATGGCGGAATTCTGCTCGAGACTCTGAAGAATCATGCACTCCATTTCGATCTGGGTCCCGGCAGCCGTTTCTGCTGGTTCTCCACCACCGCCTGGATGATGTGGAATGCATTGGTCGGCGGCCTCCTCGTCGGCTCCTCGATCGTCATGATCGACGGCAACCCGAACTATCCGGATTCGAAGGACCTGTGGCGGATTGCGTCGGGGACGCGGGCCACCCTCATGGGCATGGCGCCGGGTGCAATCATGGCCGCGCGTAAGGAGGGTTTCCACCCGACGGAGGAATTCGATCTCTCCAGCGTCGAACAGTTCGGTGTGGCCGGGGCACCCCTGCCGGCCGCAGGCTATGACTGGGTGATGAACGAATTCGGTGACGACGTACTTCTCAATGTCGGGTGCGGAGGCACAGATGTGTGCACCGGCATCCTCCAAGCCTCACCCCTGACACCGGTCTATTCAGGGCAGATGTCGGGATGCTCACTCGGCTTCGCGGCGAAATCACTCGACGAGACCGGCGCCGAGGTCGTCGACGAGCTCGGCGAGCTGGTCATCACCGAACCGGTGCCGTCGATGCCGGTGACCTTCTGGGGAAGCGACGGCGATTCACGCTACTTCGAGGCGTACTTCTCCACTTTCCCCGGAGTCTGGCGGCACGGAGACTGGGTTCGCTTCGCCTCTGACGGCGGAGTCGTCGTCACGGGGCGGTCAGATGCCACGCTCAACCGCGGCGGAGTGCGGTTGGGCACCGCAGACTTCTATTCTGTCCTCGACACCTTCCCCGAAGTCGCCGACTCCCTCGTCATCCACCTCGAGGATCCTGACGGCGGCATGGGAGAGCTGATCCTCTTCGTCCGACCGGAGCCGGACACCGAATTCACGTCAGACCTCACGTCCCGAATCGGCAAAGCACTGAAGACGCGGCTCTCACCCCGTCACGCCCCGGACACCGTCGTCCCCGTCGAGCGCATCCCGCTGGGACGGACCGGGAAGAAGCTCGAAGTTCCGGTCAAACGGATCGTGCAGGGCGCTGATCTCGACTCCGTCGCTTCTCCGGGAGCCCTGATGGATCCGACCTCGCTTGATGAGTACGTGGGCTTCGCCGCGTCGAGACGAGACGAGGTGCACGCATGAGTGAGACAGGTGAGTCACTGCACATCGCTGTCATCGGCACGGGCGTCATCGGCGCCGCCTGGGTATCGGGATTCCTCGCCGCCGGGCACACCGTCACAGCCTTCGACCCGGCACCGGAAGCCGAGGAACGGCTGCGCTCACAGCTGACCGGCGACACCGCAGCCGATGCGGCCTCTCGACCCGATCGTTTCCGATTCGCTTCTGATCTCGCCGACGCGGTCTCCGATGCCGACTTCGTTCAGGAGAACGGACCAGAACGCCTCGACGTCAAACAGATGATGTTGGCCGACATCGCCGAGGCGGCGCCACCGGAAGCCATCATCGCCTCGTCGACGTCGGGCTACGCTCCCAGCGCGATCTCCGAGCAGGCACGGACTGCGCCGGAGAGGATCGTCGTCGGGCATCCGTTCAACCCCGCCCATCTCGTCCCGGTCGTCGAGGTGGTGCCCAGTCCGGACGCCTCGTTCGAGGTCGTCGACCGCGCCTTGGAGATGTACCGCTCGATCGGCAAGAAGCCCATCCTCGTCCGTGCGGAACTGCCCGGTCACGTGGTCAACCGACTGCAGGCGGCATTGTGGCAGGAAGCCTACTCACTCGTCGACCGCGGCGTCGTCTCCGTTGCAGATATCGATACCGCAATCTCCTATGGTCCGGGCCTGCGCTGGGCGACCCTCGGACCGCTGGCCCTCCAGCACCTGTCCGGAGGTGAGGGAGGAATGCGACATGTGCTCGACCACCTCGGACCGCCGCAGGAGGTGTGGATGCACGATCTCGAGCAGGTCCACCTCGACGACCAGCTCAAGGACAAACTCGTCGCCGGCGTCGATGCCGAACTCTTCGGCCGCGACGAGAAGCGCCTGACCGCTCAGCGCGATTCGATGCTCCGAGACATCCTCGAGCTCAAGACACGTTACGAAGAACTGCCGTAGGAGGAACAGACCGTGAAATACGAATCAGCTATCGACACCGAAGCCGTCACCGCCATCGACGTCCACACTCACGTGGAAGCCGACGACCACCATCACACCTCGTTGGACACCGAGCTTCTCGACGCCTCGGCGGGCTATTTCAGGGCGCAGGTTCCTCGGACTCCGACCGTCGCCGATCTCGCAGCCTACTACCGTGAGCGGAACATGGCAGCGGTTGTCTTCACCGTCGACGCGACCACGGCCCTCGGCGGGCACCCGCCCGTATCGTCCGAGGAGATCGCCGAGCAGGCTGCCGATCACAACGATGTCCTCATCCCATTCGGCTCCGTCGACCCCCGCAATCCCGCAGAAGCGGTCAGTCGAATCCATGTCCTCGCGACGAACTACGGGGTCAGGGGAATGAAGTTCCATCCGAGTCTGCAGGGCTTCGACCCGAGCGATCCAACCTGCTACCCGATCTATGAGGCCTGTGCCGAGCACGGCCTCGTCACCCTTTTCCACACGGGCCAGACCGGCATCGGCGCGGGACTTCCGGGGGGCCGCGGAATCAGATTGCGCTATTCCGACCCGATGCTCCTCGACGATGTCGCAGCCGACTTCCCGCAGCTGACGATGATCCTCGCGCATCCTTCGGTCCCTTGGGCAGATGCCTCGATCTCCATCGCCACACACAAGGCGAATGTCTTCATCGACCTCTCGGGGTGGTCCCCGAAGTACTTCCCACCGCAGCTCACCCGCGCCATCGGGTCGATGCTCAAGACCAAGGCTCTGTTCGGATCCGATTTCCCGCTGATCACCCCCGACCGCTGGATCAGCGACTTCGAGCACCTCGAAATCAAGCCCGAAGCGACACCGCTGATCATGAAGGAGAACGCGATCCGAGTCCTCGGCCTGTGAACGACTCTCCGGCCCGGCCACCACCGCCACGCCCGGCCGGGCCCTCTGAGCGCCCCACCTCGCCACAGGTTCAGGCACTGATGGTGAAAGAATTCACCGTTTCTTTATCACCCACAGCAGAAGTGATTGTCGACTCCGTCTAAAATCGAACCTGATGGTTGCTGAGTCCTACGTCGAATCCGAGAAAATGATCAGCAGCCCCTCAGATCGCAGTCATTGGACAGTTCGAGCACAGGGGTTGCTGTCCTGGGCAACCTCGATCTGGGTCTTGGCGATCGCTTTCGTCGTCGTCACACTCGCCGCGGCCGGTCCCCTGCGGGTCTGGGACTACAAGCTCAACCGACGTTGGCTCTACCTCTTCGACCCCGACCTGGTGTGGTTCACCCAGCACATCCTCGATCCCATCGCGGGTCAGGCCGTCTGTCTTCCCGTGTTGGCGATCACCGCGATCGTTCTTTCACGAAAACGCCGGTCCTGGCGACCGGTCGTCTTCGCTATCGCCGTCGAAGCGGCCTTCTACCTCGGTGTCGGCTCGCTGAAGATCCTCCTCGCCCGACCGGCGACCACCCTGCACGACCCGCGGTTCTTCCAGGGCGGTCTGATCGAGATCGGCGGTCGTGGAATCAGCTACCCGTCCGGGCACGCTGCCGAAGCAGTGCTCATCTACGGTGCGGTCGCCTACCTCATCGCCACCTACAGCAGCGTCTCCACCAGAACCGTGCGACTGCTGTGGTGGGGTGTCGCCGCGGTCAGCGTGAACTCGGTCATCGTGTCCTTCGCCCTCGGCTGGCATTGGGCCACCGATCTCATCGGCGGTCTGATCATCGGCGGAGTCTTCCTGCGACTGCTCATCATCGCCGACAGGCGAATACCCGACCTCAGCACTTAGGAACACCTCGAGCGACAGAGTTCCGGGTGCATTGAGCGCGCGCCCGGAGCTCCTGCAGTCAGAGATGTCTGCCGGCGACGGCTGAGAATCATCACAGCCAGGAGTCGTCGAGGTCTGTGAATGTCGTCGCCCCGCTCTCCACAAGATCGAACCATGGGCCGGTCTGCGGCAGTTCGTGAGCAAAGAAATACCGCGCCGCGGCGATCTTTCCCTTGAGGAAAGCAGAGTCGCCACGTTCGCCGACGGTCGCCTCGGCAGCCATTCCCTGCTGCAGCCACAGCCACGCCATGACCGTATGGCCCACTGCTTCCAAATAGGTCCATGCGTTGTCGAGAGCCACCGCAGGATCCCCGCTCGACCACACTGCGGCAGTCACGGATTCGATACGGTCGACGGCTGTCTGCAGCGCTGCGGTCTCGGCGGACCATGCGGCACGGTCGGCCGCCTCGGCGAGGGTCTCCCGCATCTGCTCCAGCAGCACCTGCAGGCCGGCTCCGCCCTTCATGACGACTTTGCGCCCGAGCAGATCCTTGGCCTGAATGCCGTGCGTGCCCTCGTGGATCGGGTTGAGCCGGTTGTCACGGTAGAGCTGTTCGACATCGTGATCACGGGCGTACCCGGCTCCGCCGAGCACCTGAATGGCATGATCATTGGCCTTCAGGCACCATACGCTCGGCCAGGTCTTGACGATCGGGGTGAGCACATCGAGCAGCAGTGCGGCTCGGTCACGCTCGGCCGCGGTATCGGCGGTTTCGGACTCGTCGAGCAGTCGCGCGGCATAGAGGACGAGCCCGAGTCCGCCCTCGACGTAGCTCTTCGACGACAGCAGCATCCGCCGGACATCGGAGTGCTCAGCGATCGGGACCGGCGAACCATCGGACCCCTTGGCACCGTCGGGACGGCCCTGACGGCGGTCGCGGGCATAGCGCAGCGCATCGAGGTACCCGTGGTAGCCCAGTCCGACTGCACCGGCGCCGACACCGATTCGAGCCTCGTTCATCATGTGGAACATGCAGGCCAGACCCTTGCCTCGCTCCCCCACCAGATAGCCGACCGCACCGGCGGACCCGGCCGGAGTGTGTGCGCCCTCACCGAAGTTCAGCAGCGTGTTCGTCGTTCCGCGCCACCCCATCTTGTGGTTCAGTCCGGACAGGACGACGTCATTGCGCTCGCCGAGGCTGCCGTCGTCGTTGACGAGCCGTTTCGGAACGAGGAACAGGCTCAGGCCCTTGACGCCCGGCTGGTCGCCTTCGGCGCGGGCGAGGACGAGGTGGACGATGTTCTCAGAGAGTTCGTGGTCGCCGCCGGAAATCCACATCTTCGTCCCGTGGATGCGGAAGGCATCGTCGCCTCCGCCAGGGTCACGAACAGCCTTCGTCGTGACGTCGCCGAGGGAGGAGCCGACCTCGGGTTCGGACAGGCACATGGTGCCGAAGAAGCGGCCGTCGAGCTCGGGCAGGACGTACTTCTCGATCTGCTCCTCGGTGCCGTATTCGAGCAGGAGACCGGCGTTGGCCATGGTCAGCATCGGGTAGCTGGCGGTGCCGATATTGGCCGCCTGGAACCAGGCGAAGCAGGCCTTCGCGACCGTCTGCGGCAGCTGAATGCCGCCGACGCTCTCATCCATCGTCGCCGAGAGCAGACCCACGCCGGCGAACTGGTCGAGCGCGGACTTGATCTCGGGGATCAGCGTCACTGCAGTGCCGTCGAAAGTCGGTTCGTTGAGGTCGGACTTCCGCGCATGAGTGGCGAACCGCTCCTTGGCGAGCTCCTCGCTGGCTTCGAGCACGGAGTCGAAGACTTCACGCGAATGGTCGGAGAAGCGCTGCCTCGAGCAGAGCTCGTCGACCTTGAGCCAGTCATAGAGTTGGAAGTCGATGTCCTCGGCGGAGAGGACGGATTCCGTCGCCGAGACGCCATTGCCTGTGTTCTTTTCGCTCACGAGACCAAATTAAGGCTAATCGTTCGTTAAGTAAAGCTCGACTCAGCGTCTGCACGGGAGGCGTCCCCCTGGACGAATCCATGAAAACAGCTATGGTCACAGGTACACCGTCTTCGAATCAGTGAGGTACTGGAAGATGACCGATCGAAAAGATCCACAGGACAAGATCGACAGGATCAACGACAAGCTCGACGAATTCGCGGCCAAGGCCAGCGGACCCGACGTCGCCTACGGGTCGACCCCCGGATATGCCGAAGACCCGTCCGAAGAGGAGCTGAAGAAGGCCGCCGAGGCGGAAGGAGTGACTCTCCATCGCCGCCCGGACGGCTCGCACGAGGCAATCGACGAGTCCGCAGCGACTCCGCTCGGGGGCTCCGAGGATTCCGAGACGTCGACCGAGAACTGATTCGTCTGCTCGACCGAAGAACCCGGTCCGCGGCCATCCGCGTGCCGGGTTCCGCTGTGTCACAGGTAGTATCGCCAGGGCAACGACGCCTCGCCGCGCTGTCGGCGGAACAATGATGCTGATATGAAAGGCAGAGCCAATGCCCTCCTCCGCTGCCTCGGCTGCGCAGACCTCGGACTCGAAGACTCAGTCGTCGGGATTCCTCCGGATTCTCCGCAATTACCGTTTCCCGCTCTTCATCCTCGCCGGGGTGGTCATCGGAGCGGTCATCGGCCTCGTCTTCGGTGAACGCGCCACCGTCATCAAGCCGTTCGGCACTCTGTTCATCAACATGATGTTCACCCTCGTCGTGCCGCTCGTGTTCTTCTCCATCGCCTCCGCGGTCGCGGGAATGTCCTCGGCCGCGCGACTGGGCAAGATCATGGGCAGCATGCTCGGCGTCTTCGCCGTCACCGGCATCATCGCCTCCATCATCATGGTCGCCGCGCTGCGCATCTTCAACGCCACCGACGGAGTCCAGGTGGAGATGCAGGAACCGGAGAACGTCGAGGAGGTCGGGTCCATC
Proteins encoded in this region:
- a CDS encoding crotonase/enoyl-CoA hydratase family protein, encoding MTATLELPDTLRFTAEDEIGILTLDRPAKRNALDDTTIDSLGEFFRTPPDVSAIILEATGDHFCAGLDLSEMAERDAVAGVHHSRHWHATMNRITESQIPVVAVLQGGVIGGGLELASAAHLRVAEDSTYFALPEGKRGLFVGGGASVRVPRLIGLSRVQDMMLTGRKFDAAEAESIGLVNYLVPAGEGPAKARELAASIASNSPVTNYAITQALPRIVESGRDEGYMMESLMAAIAQSSSEAKELMQSFLAGTGPKVTK
- a CDS encoding LysR substrate-binding domain-containing protein, translated to MNSDQPPNFTLRQLSYLITAARLGTISAAARELHVSSSAISDAITTLEHELQSQLCIRRKSQGLVLTAAGRQVLDKARPLLAGARDLELQLTTTNGELAGPITIGCYPTLAPMVLPVLLDGFGRLHPKVSLEIIEATQDILVGKLDSGEIDLAFAYETLVPGTPNRAQLFAQPAHVVLAADDEFADRETVRLEDLESRDLILLDSPPSSHHTLSMFAERQLHPTIRHRTTSYEVVRTLVARGLGYGILVQRLSNPNSYEDLPLVVKEIDPAVKPVSVEAIWPAHSTIAARVQELIEFALAQEWI
- a CDS encoding PaaX family transcriptional regulator; translation: MDLRPQSLFFALVGEHLLGSTRLLSGASIVFVMRELGVGEAAARSVLQRMTAKGFVARCKQGRKTFYTLTETGSRILGEGGRKMFTGWRSEDWDGSWTMVRVQVPESRRSLRQKVWSQLSWAGFGQIDGGTWAAPGQRELTSVLDAEQLEVSPIVFCGRPQPPTADEVLVAAFELDALSAEYSAFGDRWQGFDPEARSPVEALVARVKLQCEWLGLTRLDPQLPAALLPQNWPGKIQAQLFSELNQRLSERESPVLDEFFAGTLE
- a CDS encoding MFS transporter, whose product is MASAKTAPTKSTTMLKRAAASAYLGSVIEYYDFFVYSVCAALVFKDVFFSNLTPAVGTLASLATFATGYLARPLGGIVFGHFGDKLGRKRMLVLSMFMIGLASTAIGLLPTYDQAGLIAPVLLILIRVIQGIAIGGEWGGAMLMSAEHATSNRGFWASFTSAGAPTGQLVSALVIAGTLAAMGTEAFIAWGWRLPFLASVILLVVGVIVRAKVAESPEFLAAKKRSPKGGIPIIATLRRQPMTLLFAVGVGLSAFMFQGLLTTYSVAYGVQIGIERQTILNALSFSSLFAIFGIILWSRLSDTIGRRPLVIAGAVLIAAWGFVLFPLLDTRNGLFITIGMVIGQGVIHPMIYGPLAGLYSELFDTEHRYTGASLGYQIAGIGAGISPVLFAAIMSSTDSASTIPLSAVLLTVSAISILCIWRLGETKSRTLSDQHFAGTASGPSPAPEDTDHTPVAPEGTTK
- a CDS encoding acyl-CoA synthetase → MTFIHPSLARLSEQQATDYGDKTAIVFAGVDHSYLQMHRRTLYRAAELHRRGIRRGDRVAYLGPNHPALIEVMLASLRIGAVFVPLNWRLTPAELDYQLADAGVSLLEVAPEVAETAEALTAEIAWKLVDWSSAPVSDTLPAVPAAEITGDEPALLLFTSGTTGRPKGAVLSHANLLWNSFNLLLNSDITAADATLVTAPLFHVIALNQQVMTSYLRGARMLVETKWIPDRAFDAIENEGLTWMAGVTTMFADMLSSPRWDTTDMTSLRFINSGGAPIPVPLIRAYQARDIMFCQGYGLTETSPGCTFLPAAHALDKAGSAGRAVPFAEVDVRDASGSSCPAGVNGEIVVRGPNVTNGYWNNPAATNSAFSPGGWFHTGDIGHLDEDGFLFIVDRLKDMFISGGENVYPAEVESALYEHSAVAESAVVAAADERWGEVGRAFVVTAPDAPAAQTLIEELRDFLRTRLAGYKVPKYFEFVDSLPRTGSGKIHKVSLRGSVGLGAHSNPARTTFPTTDTTDITSPKDNA